A genomic region of Raphanus sativus cultivar WK10039 unplaced genomic scaffold, ASM80110v3 Scaffold2459, whole genome shotgun sequence contains the following coding sequences:
- the LOC108831630 gene encoding uncharacterized protein LOC108831630, whose amino-acid sequence MNLFHVLVSEGDSVFEVSSGASTSSKTQSQKMPIQPSFRSRGRSTKAASSSRGSDKNQGGSFLDSVKEALDEGGSAPAKGVGSSEPKVQEVGLPSEVPMAEADPQMVRDPPEFEPPRNKRSRTDQVDRPSRSSSSSSRGGTVGWNFAHSKPGSVLDDPWGLATLMRHMKSPGCSLPSISNLTHKDEYVDIAHHMGQLAGAINRAQFKFEDAVHNAPSAEELAQ is encoded by the exons ATGAATCTTTTTCATGTTTTAGTTTCTGAGGGTGATTCAGTTTTCGAAGTTTcctccggagcaagtacttcctcgaagactcaatcacagaagatgccaattcaaccttccttccgttccaggggtagatcgaccaaggctgccagctcctctagagggagtgacaagaaccagggaggatccttccttgactctgtgaaggaggctcttgacgaaggaggctctgctcctgctaaaggtgttggctcttcggagcctaaggttcaggaagttggccttccctctgAGGTCCCGATGGCTGAGGCTGATCCTCAAATGGTGAGGGATCCTCCGGAGTTTGAGCccccgaggaacaagaggtcccgaactgaccaggttgacagaccttcgaggtcttcctcctcctcctctagaggaggaaccgttggctggaactttgctcattcgaagcctggatcggttttggacgatccgtggggtttggctactctgatgaggcatatgaagagtcccgggtgttccctcccctcgatctccaatctcacgcacaaggatgagtacgtcgatattgctcatcacatgggtcag CTGGCTGGTGCTATCAACAGAGCTCAGTTCAAATTTGAGGACGCTGTACACAATGCCCccagtgctgaggaattagcccag